A genome region from Cryptosporidium parvum Iowa II chromosome 8, whole genome shotgun sequence includes the following:
- a CDS encoding hypothetical protein (similar to AN1-type zinc finger protein), with the protein MVEVEEFGIKCSNMECNLIQFLPFECFKCRKKFCIEHVNSGKHMCESKGNDLELDNGFKGGFEEREKASVNCSMNGCSNVGIICRKCNKMLCSEHIYESEHECMGKNRVIISKTALDLKRRYSGGEMLRGSKLPDENKSSKMLRKIMIKSKSIGDSSIPARNRIAVALYVSSGVECLKFVNKDLPICIWLNGEKTVGWNLDYISEKLRVLHGNNKAKFLGLVLFKNKDIQGNEIPEKKILEMSVELRKCVSDGESLLLDYGLA; encoded by the coding sequence ATGGTTGAAGttgaagaatttggaattaagTGTAGCAATATGGAATGTAACCTAATTCAGTTTTTACCATTTGAGTGTTTCAAATgtagaaaaaaattctgTATAGAACATGTAAATTCTGGAAAGCATATGTGCGAAAGTAAAGGCAATGATTTAGAACTAGATAATGGTTTTAAGGGAGGATTTGAGGAAAGAGAAAAAGCTTCGGTAAATTGCTCAATGAACGGTTGTTCAAATGTAGGGATAATATGTAGAAAGTGCAATAAAATGTTATGCTCGGAGCACATTTATGAATCTGAGCACGAATGTATGGGAAAGAATAGAGTTATAATTAGTAAAACCGCACTTGATTTGAAAAGAAGGTATTCAGGAGGAGAAATGTTAAGAGGATCAAAGCTTcctgatgaaaataaatcaagtAAAATGTTGaggaaaataatgataaaatcaaaaagtATTGGAGATTCAAGTATTCCAGCTAGGAATAGAATTGCAGTAGCTTTATATGTAAGTAGTGGTGTGGAATGCTtaaaatttgtaaataaGGACTTACCAATATGTATTTGGTTAAATGGGGAGAAGACAGTTGGATGGAACTTGGACTACATTTCAGAGAAATTAAGAGTATTACATGGGAATAATAAGGCAAAGTTTTTAGGATTggttttatttaaaaataaggATATTCAAGGGAATGAAATTCCAGAAAAGAAGATTCTAGAGATGAGCGTAGAATTGAGAAAATGCGTTTCAGATGGGGAGTCTTTGCTACTTGATTATGGGCTTGCTTAA
- a CDS encoding brahma like protein with a HSA domain, SNF2 like helicase and a bromo domain: MSEGSNRIMNNEIYGIGSQNPPLGGGHLIQSGVSGGMIASQKEGTVNSGAMIGGGGSDSTRGAGGVGVGMGANGAGYMPKPSMDVIKDATSGKQSCLSGNTTFTHAWYPEISKILYDVSKSNLSIQDKRVRILLLIFQWIKKQQCELVDPSVLFSDNNIEILENQLKAYKHFLTSDVPLSENILEKSLGVNIATGNKRQRLEGQEGGSSIQNTQQNSFKEENNMGNNTSNVEIEGFQPDWNFINSVIRDTNSFNYKVPISRQGSSIIARNPNQWIDYNRKVEQNRMALLMNRNIGMNGNINTQGSNPVTSSSSGGENAKKETESLANNSKMVIDDHPTKSETIRSEGKTDSRAESRMEDKNVDKNLANQNQDQDESIHNNANEHDQTGVNKPSSCTDSKPEEQDEDLLLIHRISKLLNFQHFIRNQIIVSRYIEEMDPPLPQLKFVTARDARKNKALYQARIDGLKHIKVVDDIKRQRRQFISEILKHSKRFQDVHRENQRSIRRVCSHVLRHSTNKERRDQNLEQQMQRARLNALKAQDEEAYLRLLHEAKNERLLELVHQTEDYMNKLGALVMEHRKQAGSAVDFDELYLEENQKEGEEEEEDEEVETGENNQNQEGKDLGYKGDKHICNKCGCSGKPPDENHREATKLGSAQGDSEKTIESNEIKIIEDQKNGVSCSCNSPNCTCSLSISTCDCKSETCCSKNKKKKRSAPLIRAKERYFQVTHMIQEHITKQPECLKGGQLREYQMKGLEWLVSLYNNNLNGILADAMGLGKTVQTVSVLAHIYENKGNRGPHLIIAPLSTLHGNWENEFNRWLPDFVKVIYEGNKEIRKQIRSKYMTGEAKFHVLLTTDAFIMKDKHYLRKFDWEYIIVDEAHRLKNPKSKLVQILNNGFRAKHRLALTGTPLQNDLQEVWALLNYLMPSIFNSSETFQQWFNEPLSSIKSSGKTGGGSDNGIVPLDISEEEQLLIVDRLHKVLRPFLLRREKIQVANEVPPKLEEILWCPLSGLQQYLYKELESNENSGPNVLMQLRKVCNHPFLFSTEIQYPSDESIVRVCGKFVMLDSILPKLRAAGHRVLIFSQMTKLLTLLEVFLSLRNMPFLRLDGTTLSEDRQESLKLFNAENSPYFVFLLSTKAGGFGINLQSADTVILFDSDWNPQNDEQAQSRAHRIGQKKEVLTLRFVTPDTVEERIMTTAGIKLDKDALIIKSGMYHDLYDGDDLEQKRKEKIQEILRKQRQKEVVNCYYDSDRLNRILARSDRDLEIFERVDRMRKMCHIPGLIMDPTLPPCLFEWKKQAKISRVTIENPQKAEELWKLCYTFGDPWVVHPKNKSWRRIQILGNSGQNSNEIDKKGVVSNSEGIYNAGRSTRSSINTISNRRSLNTEESNEDVEMKDEELEEMDSIVSLGERSDLEFARNRKSMFEVTSNMKAINVSKDTTGDGSQIGKELEIGTISSTLGTGNELEDLNEEQITPEEIEYRRESLNDAILQACDMAMKIPEYEAYISLPSQTIFPDYYQIISKPVCLQHIRQFAKKREFTSLHKLEKYLERLASNAKTYNGVSHFLYYSALHLTNTIMMEVRKRVAVAFYTYKLPEGHIRDHEAKQLLDGLNSVSETDLNRKHMLVPDVGDEEEEEEEEENDDEEEEEDEEENDDDDDDDNNKNNRVEKKTGKK, translated from the coding sequence ATGAGTGAAGGAAGTAATAGGATTatgaataatgaaatttatGGAATAGGTTCACAGAATCCTCCATTGGGTGGTGGTCATTTGATTCAATCGGGGGTAAGTGGAGGGATGATTGCAAGTCAAAAGGAGGGTACCGTTAATAGTGGGGCGATGAtaggaggaggaggaagTGATAGCACTAGAGGAGCAGGTGGAGTGGGAGTAGGAATGGGAGCGAACGGGGCTGGGTATATGCCAAAACCATCTATGGATGTCATAAAGGATGCAACCAGTGGAAAACAGAGTTGTTTAAGTGGAAATACGACATTTACTCATGCATGGTATCCAgaaatttctaaaatattatatgaTGTAAGTAAATCCAATTTATCTATTCAAGATAAAAGAGTACGaattttgttattaattttccAATGGATAAAGAAGCAACAATGTGAGTTAGTAGACCCAAGTGTATTGTTTtcagataataatattgagattcttgaaaatcaattaaaagCTTATAAGCATTTTTTAACAAGTGATGTACCTTTAagtgaaaatatattggagAAGAGTCTTGGCGTTAATATAGCTACTGGAAATAAGAGACAAAGGCTTGAAGGCCAAGAAGGAGGATCATCTATACAGAATACTCAacaaaattcttttaaagaagaaaataatatggGAAATAATACTAGTAACGTTGAAATAGAAGGATTTCAACCAGACTGgaactttattaattctgtTATTAGAGATACTAATTCATTTAACTATAAAGTTCCAATATCAAGACAAGGTTCTTCTATTATTGCTAGAAATCCAAATCAATGGATTGATTATAATAGAAAAGTTGAACAGAATAGAATGGCTCTTTTAATGAATAGGAATATTGGTATGAATGGTAATATTAACACTCAAGGTTCAAATCCTGTAACTTCATCTAGCTCAGGAGGGGAAAATGCTAAAAAAGAAACGGAATCTTTGGcaaataattccaaaatgGTCATTGATGATCATCCAACTAAGTCAGAGACAATAAGAAGTGAAGGTAAAACTGATTCCAGAGCCGAATCTAGAATGGAAGATAAAAATGTTGATAAAAACCTTGCGaatcaaaatcaagatCAAGATGAGAGTATTCATAATAATGCAAATGAACATGATCAAACAGGAGTCAATAAGCCATCATCATGTACAGATTCGAAACCTGAGGAACAAGATGAAGATTTGCTCTTAATACATAGAATTTCAAAGCTACTTAATTTCCAACattttattagaaatcaaataatagtCTCCAGatatattgaagaaatggATCCACCTCTCCCACAATTAAAATTTGTGACAGCAAGGGATGCTAGAAAGAATAAAGCTCTTTACCAAGCCAGAATTGATGGTTTAAAACATATCAAGGTCGTGGATGACATTAAAAGGCAAAGAAGGCAAtttatttcagaaattttAAAACATTCAAAAAGATTTCAAGATGTCCATCGTGAAAACCAGAGAAGTATTCGAAGAGTATGCTCTCATGTATTGAGACATTCCactaataaagaaagaaggGATCAAAATTTGGAACAACAAATGCAAAGAGCAAGATTGAATGCTTTAAAAGCTCAGGATGAAGAAGCATATTTAAGACTTTTGCATGAAGCTAAGAATGAAAGACTTTTGGAATTAGTTCATCAAACTGAAGATTATATGAATAAACTTGGGGCTTTAGTTATGGAACATAGAAAACAAGCAGGTTCAGCTGTAGACTTTGATGAACTTTACTTGGAAGAGAATCAGAAAGAGGgtgaagaagaagaagaggatgAGGAGGTTGAAACTGGAGAgaataatcaaaatcaagaagGGAAAGATCTTGGATATAAAGGAGATAAACATATATGTAATAAATGTGGCTGCTCAGGGAAACCACCTGATGAGAATCATCGAGAGGCTACCAAATTAGGATCTGCACAAGGAGATTCAGAAAAAACAATTGAGtctaatgaaattaaaataattgaagatCAAAAAAATGGAGTTTCTTGTAGTTGTAACTCTCCAAATTGTACGTGCTCTTTATCTATTTCTACTTGTGATTGCAAATCTGAAACATGTTGTTCAAAGaacaaaaagaagaaacGATCTGCGCCTTTAATAAGAGCAAAAGAGAGATATTTCCAAGTTACCCATATGATACAAGAACATATAACAAAACAACCTGAATGTTTGAAAGGAGGTCAATTAAGAGAATATCAAATGAAAGGATTGGAGTGGTTAGTTTCTTTatataacaataatttaaatggAATTTTGGCTGATGCTATGGGATTGGGAAAGACTGTTCAAACTGTAAGTGTATTAGCACATATTTATGAGAATAAGGGAAATAGAGGGCCTCATTTAATTATTGCTCCTTTATCTACTTTACATGGTAATTgggaaaatgaatttaacaGATGGTTACCAGATTTTGTCAAAGTTATTTATGaaggaaataaagaaattagaaAACAAATACGCTCTAAATATATGACAGGAGAGGCAAAGTTCCATGTTTTATTGACAACTGATGCATTCATAATGAAAGATAAGCACTATTTACGAAAGTTTGATTGGGAATACATTATAGTAGATGAAGCTCATCGTTTAAAAAATCCAAAGAGTAAACTTGTACAAATCTTAAATAATGGTTTTAGAGCAAAACATAGGCTTGCTTTAACCGGTACCCCACTTCAAAATGATTTACAAGAAGTTTGGgcattattaaattacttAATGCCAAGTATTTTCAACTCTTCTGAAACTTTTCAACAATGGTTTAATGAGCCTTTATCTTCTATAAAATCTTCAGGAAAAACAGGAGGAGGTTCGGATAATGGAATTGTTCCATTAGATATTAGTGAAGAGGAACAACTTTTAATTGTTGATAGATTGCATAAAGTTTTGAGACCTTTTCTATtaagaagagaaaaaatCCAAGTTGCTAATGAAGTACCTCCtaaattagaagaaatacTTTGGTGTCCTTTAAGTGGTTTACAACAATATCTATATAAAGAACTTGAAAGTAATGAGAATTCTGGACCAAATGTATTAATGCAATTAAGAAAAGTATGTAATCatccatttttattttcaactgAGATACAATATCCATCAGATGAGAGTATTGTCAGAGTTTGTGGTAAATTTGTTATGTTAGATAGTATCTTACCAAAGTTAAGAGCAGCAGGACATAGAGTATTGATATTTAGTCAAATGACTAAATTATTAACACTTTTAGAGgtatttttatcattaagAAATATGCCATTTTTAAGATTGGATGGAACAACTTTATCTGAAGATAGACAAGAAAGtctcaaattatttaatgctGAAAATAGTCCATACTTTGTTTTTCTATTGTCCACAAAAGCTGGTGGATTTGGTATTAATCTTCAATCGGCAGACAcagtaatattatttgattcagATTGGAATCCTCAGAATGATGAACAAGCACAAAGTAGAGCACATAGAATTGGCCAAAAGAAAGAGGTTTTGACTTTACGTTTTGTAACACCTGATACAGTGGAGGAGAGAATTATGACAACAGCAGGAATAAAATTGGATAAGGATGCcttaattataaaatctGGAATGTATCATGATCTTTATGATGGTGATGATTTGGAACAAAagagaaaagaaaagattcaAGAAATTTTGAGGAAACAAAGACAAAAAGAAGTAGTTAACTGCTATTATGACTCTGATCGTTTAAATAGAATTTTAGCAAGGTCAGATCGTGATTTGGAAATCTTTGAGAGGGTTGATAGAATGAGAAAGATGTGTCATATTCCAGGACTTATTATGGATCCTACTTTACCTCCTTGTTTATTTGAATGGAAGAAACAAGCTAAGATATCTAGAGTAACTATAGAAAATCCTCAAAAAGCTGAGGAGCTTTGGAAGCTTTGTTATACATTTGGCGATCCTTGGGTTGTACATCCAAAAAATAAGAGTTGGAGAAGAATACAAATTTTGGGGAATTCTGGTCAGAATAgtaatgaaattgataaaaaagGTGTTGTCAGTAATTCTGAGGGAATATATAATGCTGGAAGAAGTACAAGATCTTCTATTAATACTATAAGTAATAGAAGATCATTGAATACAGAAGAATCCAATGAAGATGTTGAAATGAAGGATGAGGAGTTAGAAGAAATGGATTCTATTGTAAGTTTAGGAGAAAGATCAGATTTAGAATTTGCAAGAAATAGGAAATCAATGTTTGAAGTTACTAGTAATATGAAAGCAATTAATGTTTCTAAAGATACAACAGGTGATGGCTCTCAAATAGGGAAAGAACTTGAAATTGGTACTATAAGTTCAACATTGGGTACCGGGAATGAATTGGAAgatttaaatgaagaaCAAATCACTCCAGAGGAAATAGAATATAGAAGGGAATCATTAAATGATGCTATTTTACAAGCTTGTGACATGGCTATGAAGATTCCAGAATATGAGGCTTATATATCCCTTCCATCACAGACTATTTTCCCAGACTATTACCAGATTATTTCAAAACCTGTTTGCTTGCAACATATTCGACAGTTTGCAAAAAAGAGAGAATTCACCTCCTTACACAAATTGGAAAAGTATTTAGAACGACTTGCATCAAATGCTAAGACTTATAATGGAGTTAGCcattttctatattattCAGCTCTTCATTTAACAAATACTATTATGATGGAGGTTAGAAAGAGAGTTGCTGTTGCATTCTATACATATAAACTTCCTGAAGGTCATATTAGGGATCACGAAGCTAAGCAACTTTTGGATGGTCTAAATTCCGTCTCAGAAACAGATTTGAATAGAAAACATATGTTGGTTCCAGATGTTGGCGAcgaagaggaagaagaagaggaggaagaaaatgatgatgaggaagaagaggaagatgAGGAAGAAAacgatgatgatgatgatgacgataataataagaataatcgagttgaaaagaaaactgggaaaaaataa